From the genome of Planctomycetota bacterium:
CGTTGACGTAGACGTAGTCGTTACCGATGCCGTGCATCTTCGTGAATCGCATAGGTCTACATTGTACGCCCGTGGTCAAGGGCGAAAAGGCCGACCATCACGGCGACGCTGGACCAGCGGATGAGGCGGATCTGCGCATCGATCGAAAGTTTGCGGACCGGCTTGCCGACGAGCGAGCGGAGGTAGTCGATGCGCCATTGGATCGACCCATGGCGCCAGCTTCGCTGCTCGACCGTCATGTGATTGAGCAGCGCCACCTGCTTGAGCGCCCCCGCGACGGTGTCGACGGCTTCGGCGCTGACGTTCGTTTCGCAAAGGTGCTGCACAGCGAACGTGTCGGCCTGCCGCTCGAAGCGCCGCGAGATGTACCCGAAGATCAGGGCCCACGCACCGATCATGAACAGCGCCGACAGCCCGTCGACGCCGAGCTTCGCGGTGTGGTTGAGATGTTTGTATTCGATGCCGGTGACGAACTGAAGATGATCGGTGAGGGCGGCGATGAGGTCGCCGACGAACCAGAGGGCGGCTCCGGCGCAGACGATCATCCAGGGCATGTGGTGCCGCTTGACGTGGCCGAGTTCGTGGGCCATGACGGCTTCGATCTGCGCGTCGGTCATGCGTTCGAGCAGGCCGTCGGTGAGCAGGATGAACCGCAGCGGGGCGATGACGCCCATGACGGCGCCGTTGATCATGCCCCCGTAGGTGCGCCAAAGAAGAAGCTGCCGCACGCGCACGCGATATTGTCCGCACAGGTGCAGGAGCCGCTGGCGCAGCGCGCTTTCGGGGAGCGGGACGGTGTCCCAGATGTAGCGGATCATCAGGGGCGCCAGCGCGAACGCCGCCACGCCGCCGAGCATGGTGAACTCGACCTGGTACTGTTCGATGGTCGACCCGGGCGTCGCCCAGTGCCGCACGGACTCGGTCCATGTGAGAATCAGCAGCAGCGGCGCGAGCATCAGTAGAAGCTGATGGCGCACCTGCGAGAGGACATATTGCCGGCGGGACCAGATGGGGAAAATCGGGCCGCCCTCGTCGACGTTGCGAATCAGCGTCGCCTCGCGCATGCGGCGGTCGATCGGGTAATGGGCCCACCACATCGCCGTGATCGTCGCCAGCGGCGGAGCGAGCACGATCAGGTCCGGCAGGAGGACCCAGTCGCCGATCAGATCGCGGACCCACGTGAGCATGCCCAGGAGGTACAGGTCCGCCATGAAGACGCCGACGCACGCCGCGCGCGCCGCGCCGATGATCAGGTCCAGCCGGTGCAGCGTTTTCGTGACCCGGCCCGGCTCGCGCCGCATCACGCCCCGCGTCCGCGCGCACGCCGCCAGCACGATCATGAAAATCACCGCGTAGGGCAACAGCGCCGCCAGCGCCATCGCCCCATGCCCCCACAGCGGCTCGACCGCCATGCCCGCCTCGTCATGAGCCAGCAGCCCCATCATCAACATCAAAATGAGAATCTGCATCATGAGGAAAACTCGAAATCTGAAACTCGAAACACGAAGTAGAAACTACGCCGCTCCGTCCGCGCCGGTTCCCGCTTCTTTACTCCCCACTCCGCACTCCCCACTCCGCATTTATCTCCGCACCACTCCCATATCGACCACCACATCGTGCGGCTGGTAATAATCGACATTCAGCGTGTCGCGGTTGATGAATGTGAAGACGAGGGCGGAAAACTGTTGTGTGGCGGCGATGCGGTGCATGTCGCCGATGCCCGGGCCGGCGTAGATCTGGTTCTGATAGTCCTGGGCGTGAAAGTGGTAGTGGGCCAGCGCGGTGTAGCCGTCGAGGACGAGCTCCTTGGGCGGGTAATAGATCAGGTCGTGCCGGCGGACCATCGGCTTGTAGAGATGCGCATAGGGGTGATCGGCGTCGGTGAGTCGGATAAGTCCGCCGTATTCGGTGCTTTTGTCGGCGAGGTCGGCGTCGGCCTGTGCGAAGATCTGCTCGACGCTCGGCCGCTCGCTCATGAGTCGCGTCACCATCTCCAGCACGACAAAATCCGCCCACACCATCTGATCCTGCCATTCGCGCAGCCGCTGCGGGTGCGTATCCATCGGCCCGTCGTACGTCGGACCTTTGAGATAATGCGGCTGCGCATCGAAGAATCGCCCGAGCTTGTCCGCCAGTTGCGCCCGCGTCATCTTCAGCACCGCCGCATCCGTCTTCGCGAACCACACGAGCGTCGGCAGATGGCGCAGCTCCAGTCCGTGCCGCTGCTCGGGCGTGAGCGCGGCGA
Proteins encoded in this window:
- a CDS encoding M48 family metalloprotease, whose product is MMQILILMLMMGLLAHDEAGMAVEPLWGHGAMALAALLPYAVIFMIVLAACARTRGVMRREPGRVTKTLHRLDLIIGAARAACVGVFMADLYLLGMLTWVRDLIGDWVLLPDLIVLAPPLATITAMWWAHYPIDRRMREATLIRNVDEGGPIFPIWSRRQYVLSQVRHQLLLMLAPLLLILTWTESVRHWATPGSTIEQYQVEFTMLGGVAAFALAPLMIRYIWDTVPLPESALRQRLLHLCGQYRVRVRQLLLWRTYGGMINGAVMGVIAPLRFILLTDGLLERMTDAQIEAVMAHELGHVKRHHMPWMIVCAGAALWFVGDLIAALTDHLQFVTGIEYKHLNHTAKLGVDGLSALFMIGAWALIFGYISRRFERQADTFAVQHLCETNVSAEAVDTVAGALKQVALLNHMTVEQRSWRHGSIQWRIDYLRSLVGKPVRKLSIDAQIRLIRWSSVAVMVGLFALDHGRTM